In the Panthera leo isolate Ple1 chromosome C2, P.leo_Ple1_pat1.1, whole genome shotgun sequence genome, TTGCTTGATACCAATAAAACCCAAAATGTCTGagttgtagtttttctttttctgttaaaaaaaaaaaaaaaaacccaaacaaaaataactagaaaCGCTGCTACAGTGAAAAAGTGTATATGGGCCTACACTCTTAAAATTTTgtgcaaaaataaaacccaaagaggACTCTACGGTCATCTTCGGgcaatttcatttcaaatatgcAGACTGTTGGAACAAAAGTACTAGTAGGCCTGCTGGTCTAATGTAGAATCTGCTTGCCAGAAATCATGAAAATGAACAAGCTTTATAAATTAACAGCTCAGGGACGGCGATGGGCCTTTAAGGGAAGGCTGGAGAATTTGGGGGCGGTACCTCGGGAACAGTTCGCGGTGGAGATCTCCCCCTAAGCCTGTTGCCAGCGTCTGAATGAAGGGTGGCCCACCCACGAGTCCCCAGTACTTTGGGAACCCTCCGGGTTCCCGGGGTTCCCGTCTTTCCGTCGGCACTTCCCCCGGCCGTGGGTTTGGGCTTGCCCCGCCCACGTACCGCCCGCCCGCGGGCACTGGCGGGGCCGCACGGTGGCCGGGAGGGGCGGAGGTGCCGGGCCAGCCCTGCGCCTCGCCGCTGGCGCCCGCGCCCAGGAGCACGTCCTCGGGTCCTCGGATCCCCGCGTCCTCCGGGCGCCAGGGCCtcgggccgggggaggggcctCACCGGCGGGCCccgcggggcggcgggcggcgcaCGTGCGGACGGGCGGGGATCCCCGGCGCCGGAGGCGGGGCACCCGGAAGCGCGCGCGGACTTGCCACACCGAGCCCGGCGGgcaggggggcggcggggaggcgGGCGCACTGCCCGGGCCGCGGCCGGCTGTGCTCACAGGTGGGCGGCGGCGGCGAAGGCGCGGCGGAGCGGAGCCGGGGTCCTCGAGACTCCAGCAGTCACACCGAGAGCCCAGCGGCTCCGAGCTGGGAAGACGCGTCCGCGCCTCGGGAGGAACCGGCCGTTCTCCCCGCCACCTCGGCCTCTTTGGCTGCAGCCGCACCTCGGCCCTGGAGCGCAGGTAACTTCCTTTCCAAGGTCATTCTTCGGGCGGGGCGGCGCTCGCGGCCCGCCCACGTCCTCACGGTCGGCGGAGGCGGGAGAGGGGCGCCCTGTGCGGAGCCGGAGCGGTGGGGCTGGACGGCGACTCTGAGCGCTGCGCGGGCGCCTGGTGGCCTCCCCGGAGCCGGCTGCAGACGCCGGCCGCAGCCCCGAGGGTGAGTTTCCACCTGCGCCCAGTCTTTGGGCGGGGACCGCTCGGCCCTCCCCAGCCTGCACCGGCAGGTGAGCGCAGCCGCCCGCGCCCTGGCTGTCCTGGGCTGTGTGGTCGGCTGTCACCATGGGAACGGCTGGTGCCCAGACGGCTCCAGCCCTGGTGGGAAGGGACGGTGAACGCGGTTGGGAGCCCTTAGAGCTCACTGGCCAAGCCGAGAGAGAAAAGCATGATGAGAAcgagacaccccctccccctctttcttctcatttttgatTTCTCAGGCGTTGGCGGATAATCAGAGAGAGGCGTGGATGTGTTTACAAGATGAGTTGTGTTCTTTCCACCTTTACCTTCTGAGGGCTTCTTACCACTCATGGTGACAGGTGGAAATCGTGACACAGATGGGCAGTATGAAGCCAGTGAAGACAAACAAAGCGGAAGAACCTGAATTGGAGCCCCTGTGCTGCTGCGAGTACATAGATCGAAATGGGGAAAAGAACCACGTGGCTGCCTGTTTGTGCGATTGCCAAGATCTCGATGAAGGGTGCGATAGGTAAGGGCGGAGTGTTTCTTGATGCTGACCCCCTGGCCGATTTGAGAACTACCATGCATACTTTAAGCTTAGCCATCCACAACACTAGAATTTGCTACCGATGCTGTTTCCAAGGGTCTGAAATAGTCGTCTTTTATGTCAAGTGTGAGGGTTTTGTAAAGATGAATTATTGGGTAGTGCACAACTGCACAACTGTCTATTCGGCTCAGTTTAGTagcacataattatttttttcatttttaaagggagAAGATGATGGAGAGAACAGGCAAATAAAGTGATAGTGGCaagttaaatgtataaaaaaataaagtacagacCCGCAGAATCCGTACATTTAAAACGAACACATTAGTACCAGAAAGTGCTTACATTCTCAGTGGTCTCAGCATCTAGCGACCAACTACTCGAGGATGGACTGCACCTGGCCACAAAGGGTCTTGAGGGCAAAGGATCACTTTCCTGCTGTTGGAACTGGTCTTGCCAGaaggccctccctcccccaactggCTGTTTTCAGCATGGGCAGCAACACAGTCTTGACCGATATTATTgtatttggattttgttttcacCATTAATGCCCAGTGTTGGAAATTACTAtccaaaaaatgatttttaacatcAGTGAGAAAAATTTTGTGCCCAACAGTAATAACAGGTTTTAtccattttctaaataattatgtATCTAAAAACTGTTGCCATATGGAAAGCATAATGTGGGAAAAGAATAAGGACGTTTGGGAAGTTGCTTTTCCCTTTAATAATTATATCTGGTTAAAAAAGTCACCACAGAGGCACATTGTTGACTTAGAGCTTGGTGCATCCATCTTGACATGAAAAGTGTTCTTGGGACATTGTAGTTTAGAGCCCTGAAGACCCCATAGtccttttgtaatttttccttGATAGTGTCTGTAGTCTTTTTTACAGGTGTTTTTAAATGGACTCAGTCTAAAGTCCATACTGAGAAAACGGAGCACTCTGCtttaatgaatggaaaaatgatGCTGTTTCCACAACTTCCATCAGTCGAGACCACAGCTCTTCCATTAACCTTCcagctcttcctctctcctagcCCTTGAGACCTGGGCTGTTGCTGCGTTCTCTCCTTACCTGTCTCTGGAGATAGGCTCCCGGTCTTTCCACTGTCCTGCTGCTCAGTACCACTCCCATGTAGTTATCTCCCCTCAACGTTCAAGGTGTTGCCTTACGTTTCCAAATTGTCTGTCTACGGTCAGAGTTATTCCTTGAGCTGATCGTTGTCTTAGGAGCCCAAGTGTgcaaaaaatatgtacaaatactGCGTGTCCACGAGGCTTAGTCGTTTTTCTCTTACCGGTTTGATCTCCACTCTTAGGCAGCCCCCTGGCCTTGCTGGACAGGTTTACTCCTTGGCACAGGACAGGTTTGTGCTGTACATGTGCCTCTGCATTGggcggcctccctgcctcctgtccccccccagctccccacaCCAGTGCCAGCCAGCCATGGAGATCAGGCGCCAAGCCCACGTTTGTTCACAGAGACCCATCTAGAGACTCCACCCGGAAGTGTTTCCTCTGAGCACTCCTCAGTGTTTGCCCACAAGAGTTCATTAGGCGATTTTGCTGCTTTGTCCTGAGATTTCCTGAATTCCCATGTTGTCTTTGCAACTAGATTGTGAATTGTTTTGAGGATCTTAAGTCTCTATACGCCCCCAAACGTAAACAGTACTTGTACAGAATATGTGTGTATTCCTACATATTTGCTTCCTGGAGAAGTGGTTTTTAactgttacatttctttttttttttcttcaacattttttttttttttttttttatttatttttgggacagagagagacagagcatgaacgggggaggggcagagagagagggagacacagaatcggaaacaggctccaggctccgagccatcagcccagagcctgacgcggggctcgaactcacagaccgcgagatcgtgacctggctgaagtcggacgcttaaccgactgcgccacccaggcgccccttaactgtTACATTTCTAAACGGTAGCTAGTCTCTTTCGTATTAAAAAATGATATGTGATCCGAAAAGCTCATGTTTAGTAGTATAGAAGTAGAATACTTGGCCTTTGGCCTCTTTTATCATTTATCCTGCTGTTTGGCCTGTGGTGTTGAGTGTTTTTTTGTTTAGCAAACCCCATGTGAAGTGCCTTCTTTTTGTGCTCTTCTGAATAGATGGATTACATGTAAATCTGTGCAGCCGGAGACTTGTGAAAGAATCATGGATACTATTTCTGATCGCCTCCGAATTCCTTGGCTTAGGGGAGCCAAAAAAGTTAACATTAGCATCATTCCCCCGCTCGTCCTACTGCCCGTCTTCCTCCGTGTGGCTTCCTGGCATTTCCTCCTGGGGGGGGTGGTTTTGACCTCCCTTCCTGTGCTGGCTCTGTGGTACTACTACCTCACTcacagaaggaaagaacagactCTGTTTTTCCTGAGCCTCGGACTGTTCTCTCTGGGCTACATGTACTATGTGTTCCTGCAGGAAGTGGTCCCCAAAGGGCGTGTGGGACCCACTCAGCTGGCTCTTCTTACCTGCGGGTTATTTCTGATACTCTTAGCCTTGTACAGAGCCAAGAAGAATCCAGGCTACCTCAGAAATCCAGCAAGCAATGACAGACCTCTAAGCAGCGGCCAGACTGAATGCCTGACCAGAAAAGGGCAGGAGAAGACCAAAGGGTTCCCGGGCACAGAATCATCGGGTAGTCTCAACAACCGCACGCTGAAGGATGAGCCTAAGGGCTCTTCCAGGGTGTTGGTTGGAAGCCCTACCAAGGTCAAGGAGGACTGGTGTGCCAAGTGCCAGCTGGTGCGACCAGCGCGGGCGTGGCATTGCCGGATCTGTGGCATCTGTGTGAGGAGAATGGATCATCACTGTGTCTGGTATGTTGGGAAAATCTGGTGGCTTGCAGAGTGTAAATTCACGTGAGACTCTAGCTGTGTTTGCTCCTCCTTTGCGCCACCCTAAAATCTCACTCGTTCCCAGCTTTACACCTTGCAGATATTTGTGTGCTGGCATGATATTCCCACTGAGTCACCAGCTTCCCAGTCTCACAGATGTAGTCCCCTCAGTCATTTCCtgaagggtggtggtggtgttgttgCTACTTTGCTTTTCCCTTCCTAGCTGTCCCTCTGTTACCTTCTCCTTCCTGCAAGAGAAGTATCTGCAGTCgaatggtgttttttaaaaaaagaagggatcaGAATCCGTATAGGCACgtttccctgtgctgtgccttttgaACACAGAGCTCAAGAAAGTGTTCCCATATTTGTAGGTGACCCTGTCCCCTCACCATCCATCCTTTACCATTCTGATGACTCCTGGTCTGCATTGTTGAGGGAAGTCCCTACCAGGTACCAGGTACCTTCCTGTTTTGTTATTTGTAGAGTGGtgggcgctttttttttttttaagttttatttatttatttattttgagacaaagagcagggagagggcagagagacagggagagagagaatccaagcagactcagtgccatcagcacagagcctgacgtggggcttgatcccacaaaccatgagatcgggaGTCGGAcacccaagtgactgagccacctaggtgccgtGAAAGTTGGGCTTTTTTGGTACCTTCCAGCTGGCCAGTGCCAAACTAGGACACCCATACTATATGAAGTGCAACTTTTGAAGACAGTGTTGCTGTTTCACTGAGCGAATCTAAAATGGTGTAGTTGATTCTGAATGCTGTAAGTAGTGCGTTTGCTGCTCTGTAGCTCTCGAGGCACTTGTGGTCAGGGAATTATGCTTTTTATGGCTAGGATGCTGAGGATTCTGGTCATGTAGCCTGCCCCCTCGCCCATAGAAGGGGAcgtaggggaggaggagggtgcagCAAGGCCAGGAGGGCTGGGAATGGACCTCAAGTCTGAAATATTTGCACCAAAAGGAGCAGCAAACAAGGGGCTCTTTGTGAGCAGGGTTTCTGCAGGCCCTTGTACACCTTTAGTCTACACTCTTAGATTCTTACATCTTGTTATGACCTGGAACtatttgagggattttttttttcccttttaaacaaCAAGGCCTCTGTGAACGAATGGTTCCAGAGAAACATTTGGTGATAGTGGCTGTGGGGGAATTGGTCTGCAAACCTATAAACCAGCAGTTTGTTGGCCATAGAGGCAAGGCCCCCCTTCTTTTTCATTGAACTGTACTTGATCTACAacgttatattactttcaggtgcaCAGCGTAGTGATTCAGCATTTATGtccattatgaaatgatcaccatgatgaatctagctaccatctgtatcgagaactttttaaaatgtttgctttttctttcccttatgctGTTTTGAGGATAAATAGCTGTGTTGGAGAATCAAATCATCAAGCATTTATACTTGCCCTTTCGATCTTCTTGCTAACTTCGGTGTATGGGATAACACTGACCTTGGACACCATTTGTAGAGATAGAAGTGTCTTCACAGCTCTCTTCTATTGTCCTGGAGTTTACGCAGATTACAGGTGAGATGTGGCTGCCGTAGCACAAAGGCCCGTAGAAGAGGGAACAGATGTTGCCGTTAATGTAAGGGGCTGTGATTTGCTGCCACGTCAGTTTTTAACCAAAACATGGGACAGGTTATCGGATGCTGGGTATCCTTGAAATTGCCAACCGAATTGTGCAGTGGACAGGTGTGTTTCTCTAGGGTGCTGACCGTTGACCCTTACAGACTGAGGAACTAGTACactgcagggagggcagggctcaGGCAGGGAAGTCCGGAGTCAGATAGATGACCACGTGCATGGCCAAGGTAGCAGTAGTGAAACTAAAGCCATAAAGGAGCGGTCCCAGGGTATGTGTGTGGTCTATTTTGTCATAGATTGTCAAGGCAAGACAATCTTGCCTCCCTTTGTTGTGGCTTTCTCATGCTCTTTAGCCCTATCTGGATTTATTGCTTCTGATCCTTTTGTGGTGTGCTCACAATTTCTGTAACATTTCTTTACTTTGTAACCTCCATTGGTTTTTCctgttctactttttaaaatatcaccacTCATGATTACTGTGGTATCTAGGTCACAATTTCCTTTGTTAGGTTGGGGcacatttatatattgtggagATCTCCATGCTTTGTGGGAAGCCGGGGTTTTGCAGCTTTGGCCGtagccagcccctccccagagcGCTGTGGGCCCCCTGCCTGTGTTCTTTGCGTCCTCTCTTCCACCTTTTCCTCTGAGGAGGATGCTGTGTGGGGTCTGTGGTCCCCAGTCTGAGCTAGGACAGCTCTGCCCCATGgtccttgtctgtctgtctgtgtctgtctttctttctctcttttttcttttctttctttcttcattttcgagagacagagtgtgtgcaggtaaggggcagagagagagggagacacagaatccgaagcaggctccaggctctgagctgtcagcagagagcctgacacggggctcaaacccacgaactgtgagatcatgacctgagccaaagttggacgcttaacagactgagccacccaggcaccctccttttctttcttcttactcttTGTTTTCAGAACAATCCCCGCTTTCCCTACATAGTGCCTCTGTGGAGGTATTTGTTTACATTAGTTTGTGGCCAGATCTCCTGTTGCTATTCTCCATCTAGAGGTTTGTGAGCATTAGTAGAATAGATTGGTCCTCCTCCTCAGGGccaattccttttctttctgtactGAGAGTGTTAGTAGGTTGTGAAATGTGGGTGATAAAGTCCCAAAGCAGGGCACGTCTTTGTGTTGCTAAGCATGAGTTTTGTGAGCTTTCTGGGGGCCACTGACATGGAATGAGGAACATGGTCCGCCGTTGGTACTCACCCTCCATACAGGTGCTTCACGTCACCCCATTGAGCCTGGTTTTCCTCATCTCTGGTGAGTTAATCATCTCTGAGTCACTTTCAGCTTAACAAATGAAAATTCCTTGGGATGGGTTCATTTCCAGCTGACccttcatttgcaaatatttgaaaagagtCAACTGGCAGACATTAATCAGTAGCCTCTCCTCGCAGTCTGACTGATGAGCTGAAAGGAGCTTTCTTGTCCGGTGTGATTCTGTTGGCTTGAGGAGGCTGGATTTATAGACATCAGGACCTGTAGCGGTTTGTGTCCATCAATGTTGTACTGATCGTACTGACAAAATGGGGATGCAGGGCCTTAGCACTGTTCCTGCGTTCCCACCCACAGCTTCCTGGAGGATGTTTGTAGCAGTATCTGCTCAGTTAAGAACGATTTTGGAATTGTTCATTCATTCGATAGATTCGGGATGCTGTTCTGTGAGGCACTGTGTTGGTCGCATGGGGGACACCAAATACAAAAACGTCCTTGCTACTGTAATACAACATTCTAGAAAAAGAGGCACCGATAATTATAGCATAAAATAGGACATGGGAATAGTTCTGTGTTAAGCGTTCTGGTGTCCTGAGGGTGGAAAAGTATCTTCCAATCAGGATAACTGGGGAAGGCACCAGAGTCCTTCGTAACGAGTACTGCGCGTGTCAAATGTTAGAATGGTGCCACTTACCCACCGAAGAGATTGGTAGTCCTGACCCGCCCTTTCTCCTCCCAGCTCAGCGTTGTCCTTCACCTGCGTGTGGTACTCTGTGATCATCACGGCGGGCATGGCCTACATCTTCCTCATCCAGCTGATAAACATCAGTTACAACGTCACCGAGAGAGAAGTCCAGCAGGCCCTTCGACAGAAGACGGGGCGCCGGCTCCTCTGTGGGCTCATCGTGGACACAGGCCAGTACAACCGGGGCTTCCTGCGGAACTGGTACCAGTTCTCCACCCTGGGTGCCCACCCCTTCCACCACCCTGCCGAAGACATTGTCTGAAGTGCCTTCTGTGTGGCTCTGCGAGGGgcggcccctccctctgctccctcccattGTACACTTCAGTGTCCACGCAGGATGTTCGTTTTTATCCCCAGTTTCCTAAAGGCTGTATAGGGCCATGCTCAGGTTTAGACATTGGACTGGGAAGAAATGAAGTTTCCTGACTTCAACCTAAGAGATTTTTTTATCGAAGCAGTAAAAGTAGAGCCATTCTTTTCCAGTCACCTTGTTAACTAACTCAGTCACCATGTGGAAAAGGATGTGGATTGCTAACGCACAGATTGATAGAAGCAGTTCCCATCCATTACTAGGGGAGAAAGAGTTTGGATTAGGGTAGTTTCCAGTCCCTCTTTCAATTCCTGATAGCCATGTGACCCTTAGTTGAGTCACCTCCCCGAGTCTCAggttcatctgtaaagtgggggtacTAATAGCACCTGCCCTGGCTTACCTCACAGTCGTGAGGGTCGTGCGAGGGATGGGGTATGTGGAAAGCACTGGAAAATGACTAAAGCACTCAACAGGTATGAAGTATTATTAGGAAGGTTCTAAGACTGAGAAAACTGTTTATAGATCAGAATACTGAAGCCAAAAGTATCAGAGTAATCCACTTTCAGCTTTTCAGAATGGAAGAAAGATCCTGAAATACCATATTGTACAGTTATGGCAACTTCTCTCTTTGAAGTATTAGACATTAACTACTCAAACGGGGTAGAGGATGACCAGATGGATTTACACGATCTTCTGATCTTGAAGGGACACTTGATAACAGTTACGATTACTGGTCGTGTAGTATACGCTGGTCTTGAATTCAGGTGATGAGTCCttgtttttcatcttatttcttaTACATTTATTCTCTTTGGATTTACTCTACATAACTCCAAACTCCAATAGCCAttactgttttttcccctctttccatGCTTCACCTGGGAAGGTGCTAGAGCACTTAGGATGAGGCTGGAAGAGGAGAACAGACACCCCGTGGGGAGCATTTTACCCTCTTTCCTGGGTAGAGTGGCTGGTTACTATCAagggcttgattttttttttttctcatgtaagtAATTCAGACACTGTCGTTACAGCACTCAGTTGCAAAAACCAGTCTTCTGGCATTCACAATTCTTCTGGCATGACCTCTCTGAGGAATTGACTGACATCTTCCTACTTGCACATTACTTCTCATTCACCGTTCCCTAGACAAAAGTATCTCACTTGGAGAGAAGAAACAGGGTATATGTGGTTTCCATTAATTAATGGACTACGATTCCTCCCTAGCTCTTCCTAAAATAATAAGTTGTCTCTTTAATTGTATCTTTAAACTGAAAATGTACAGAAGATTAAGTACTTATAGAGAATGGGTCTATTCTGCCATGGAATTAGGATAAGGCAATTTTGGATGGGGAAAATACCATCTTGAATTATTTGGCTTTATACGTGTACTTATTTTGCAATCCCAAAGAAAATTCATGAATCCTTAAATTTGCTTTGGCTTATAGCTTCATATAGGGGAAATATTGCCAGCTTTTCCCATCTTTCTGTGCATGCTGCCGTAGTAAGAGGTTTATAAATGTCGAGAGGAAATACTGCTCCTTCCTGCAACTTTCCCTCTGGAGCTGGCACCGTCCCTAGTTCTGCCATGAAACGAAGTTGTCCTTAAGACACTCACCACATTTTTATATCAGGCTGGTCGCTGCTCTCCCCAGAGATGGATTGTTTAACCAATGAGAGGCTCCGTATTCCCCTGGGACGAGCCAAAGAGCAAGTCTGGGGATGTTAGCAGTCTGTGGTTTCTACAGTGATGCCCTTGCCCTGGCCCAGAGTCAAGCATTCGTTTGGAGTTAACGTTGGATCTGATAGGACTGATTCTTTTCTGTGTGAGTTCGAGAGAGTAATGATGTCAGGGACAGCACATGTGGCCAGAAACCTCTATTTGTCATCTCTTAAACACCAGATGTGTAGGCAACTGATTGTCTAAACAGTTGATGATAGAATTCATAGAAATGTTAGCATAGTCGGTAATATGAGCCTCTTGCTAAATCTTTAACAACCATCAAAACCAGACACAAAGAGGAGTAGTCCCCAAAAGACCAGGGTCATGTGGGAGGATTGAGAGCGACTGCCATCTTCATAACCACGCAGCCTTCGAGTTTATCCGCATGGGGCCTCTCAGGCTCCCTCACCTGCAGGGCTCCTTATATATTATTCTGGCTGGTGGGAACTAAGAGGCTTGTTTTAAGTTCCTCGAGATCTTCATGATTGGTGTTTTTCAGAAGAAAGCTCAAACTTTTGAAAACTTCAGTGGTTTAGTGGGGGTAAAAGCCTACTGAAATATTTGCACCAAAAGGAGCAGCAAACAAGGGGCTCTTTGTGAGCAGGGTTTCTGCAGGCCCTCGTACACCTTTAGTCTACACTCCTAGATTCTTACATCTTGTTATGACCTGGAACtatttgagggatttttttttttttcccttttaaacgACAAGGCCTCTGTGAACAAATGGTTCCAGAGAAACATTTGGTGATAGTGGCCGTGGGGGAATTGGTCTGCAAACCTATAAACCAGCAGTTTGTTGGCCATAGAGGCAAGGCCCCCCTTCCCATCCTCAGCCTGTTAATGAACATATTGGATATGGAGCTTTATAAATGAGCTTCTATAATCGTGGTCATGCCATTGTGTATCATTCCTAGGGAAGAGAAATGAGTCCATTTGGAGGATTTAAGGGAAAAAGTAGTTAAGGATCGGGATTGCATGAAAGGAGAAAGTCCTtcagtatttaaaatgttttttatgatACCCAGAGAGTACTTTGTGGTTACGGCAGAGCCCCCTGAAATGAACTGACCTTTAATAAGCCTTAAGTGAGTTTTAGGGACACTGCTGCTCACCTCACCTCAGCCACCTCTGTGTCTGCTTATGATGCTGGAAATCTTTGCCATTCAAGTAGTGTTGTCCTTTGGTGAATGAAGTAATTGTTATCTTCCACTGTGCCA is a window encoding:
- the ZDHHC23 gene encoding palmitoyltransferase ZDHHC23 isoform X1, with translation MGSMKPVKTNKAEEPELEPLCCCEYIDRNGEKNHVAACLCDCQDLDEGCDRWITCKSVQPETCERIMDTISDRLRIPWLRGAKKVNISIIPPLVLLPVFLRVASWHFLLGGVVLTSLPVLALWYYYLTHRRKEQTLFFLSLGLFSLGYMYYVFLQEVVPKGRVGPTQLALLTCGLFLILLALYRAKKNPGYLRNPASNDRPLSSGQTECLTRKGQEKTKGFPGTESSGSLNNRTLKDEPKGSSRVLVGSPTKVKEDWCAKCQLVRPARAWHCRICGICVRRMDHHCVWINSCVGESNHQAFILALSIFLLTSVYGITLTLDTICRDRSVFTALFYCPGVYADYSSALSFTCVWYSVIITAGMAYIFLIQLINISYNVTEREVQQALRQKTGRRLLCGLIVDTGQYNRGFLRNWYQFSTLGAHPFHHPAEDIV
- the ZDHHC23 gene encoding palmitoyltransferase ZDHHC23 isoform X2 translates to MGSMKPVKTNKAEEPELEPLCCCEYIDRNGEKNHVAACLCDCQDLDEGCDRWITCKSVQPETCERIMDTISDRLRIPWLRGAKKVNISIIPPLVLLPVFLRVASWHFLLGGVVLTSLPVLALWYYYLTHRRKEQTLFFLSLGLFSLGYMYYVFLQEVVPKGRVGPTQLALLTCGLFLILLALYRAKKNPGYLRNPASNDRPLSSGQTECLTRKGQEKTKGFPGTESSGSLNNRTLKDEPKGSSRVLVGSPTKVKEDWCAKCQLVRPARAWHCRICGICVRRMDHHCVCSALSFTCVWYSVIITAGMAYIFLIQLINISYNVTEREVQQALRQKTGRRLLCGLIVDTGQYNRGFLRNWYQFSTLGAHPFHHPAEDIV
- the LOC122198866 gene encoding translation initiation factor IF-2-like isoform X2, whose amino-acid sequence is MVTADHTAQDSQGAGGCAHLPVQAGEGRAVPAQRLGAGGNSPSGLRPASAAGSGEATRRPRSAQSRRPAPPLRLRTGRPSPASADREDVGGPRAPPRPKNDLGKEVTCAPGPRIYSSTI
- the LOC122198866 gene encoding translation initiation factor IF-2-like isoform X1, translating into MVTADHTAQDSQGAGGCAHLPVQAGEGRAVPAQRLGAGGNSPSGLRPASAAGSGEATRRPRSAQSRRPAPPLRLRTGRPSPASADREDVGGPRAPPRPKNDLGKEVTCAPGPREQVFKFNIQ